The Candidatus Nitrosotalea sinensis genome contains a region encoding:
- a CDS encoding GDP-mannose 4,6-dehydratase, producing the protein MTGITSQDGAYLARFLLKKGYRVFGTFRKLSSPNNFWRLHYTGVFDRVNLIPVEMTDVESLSHAVRNSDPHEVYHLAAQSYVSVSFDQPLYTYDTTGLGVIRILDEMRKFNPKIKFYHASSSEMYGIEKSKIKNEKTSFHPVSPYAIARVLGYWTVNMYRNRYDMYATNGILFNHESPIRGVEFVTRKISNGVAKISLGLEKTLKLGNLSAKRDWGYAPEYVEGMWKMLQQKKSDDYILATNRVHSIKDFVNEACKVAGISISKIESSKENFRPFDVQYMRGDYTKARKKIGWKPKTSLKNIVKIMVEEDISRWNRWLKGEQFPWDVTPDRRSVKI; encoded by the coding sequence ATTACTGGTATTACTAGCCAGGATGGGGCATATTTAGCAAGATTCCTCCTTAAAAAAGGATACAGAGTTTTTGGAACATTTAGAAAATTATCATCACCGAATAATTTTTGGAGGCTACACTATACAGGAGTTTTTGATAGAGTAAATTTGATTCCTGTAGAAATGACAGATGTGGAATCACTATCACATGCTGTAAGAAATTCAGATCCTCACGAAGTATATCATTTGGCTGCTCAGAGTTACGTCAGTGTTTCCTTTGATCAGCCTTTATATACATATGATACAACTGGTTTAGGCGTAATCAGAATTCTTGATGAGATGCGAAAATTTAATCCAAAGATCAAATTCTATCATGCATCATCAAGTGAAATGTATGGTATAGAAAAATCAAAAATTAAAAATGAAAAAACCTCATTTCATCCTGTCAGCCCTTACGCAATTGCCAGAGTATTAGGATATTGGACTGTCAATATGTATAGAAATAGATATGACATGTATGCAACGAATGGAATTCTTTTTAATCATGAATCTCCAATCAGAGGAGTAGAATTTGTAACTAGAAAAATTTCTAACGGAGTGGCAAAAATTTCTCTTGGATTAGAAAAAACATTGAAACTAGGTAATCTTTCTGCAAAAAGAGATTGGGGTTATGCCCCAGAATATGTGGAAGGAATGTGGAAAATGTTGCAACAAAAGAAATCTGATGACTACATACTTGCTACAAATAGAGTGCATTCAATCAAGGATTTTGTTAACGAAGCATGCAAAGTTGCAGGTATTTCCATCTCCAAGATTGAGTCATCTAAGGAAAACTTCCGTCCTTTTGATGTCCAATATATGAGAGGCGACTATACTAAAGCTAGAAAAAAGATAGGATGGAAGCCTAAGACTTCGTTAAAGAACATAGTGAAAATAATGGTAGAAGAAGATATCTCAAGATGGAATAGATGGCTGAAAGGCGAACAGTTTCCATGGGATGTAACACCAGATAGGCGTTCGGTTAAGATATAG
- a CDS encoding methyltransferase domain-containing protein produces MIKEQKHNENQVRKYKEFLDTLYREVLLRPPDKEGLEHYITSLVEKRMTLREVTESIIESDESKNIAYFSHYSAQFWNHLDEIKSYLNRLSTGDENTNWMQDIPKRFKQYIPFHKVLVVGCGNGWVERTLFDLGIAKHFDAFDISEEYLTTAKEQKGNRPINYFISDINEMKNISNAEYDAVFNVAILHHAENIEYALKRLTEVLKPNGLMFNWEYVGPSRNQYSEEHVKRMQEIMESLPVKFRSTHSLRPPIENFRVEPTEAIHSDLIRPLFSKYFDIIYERDLNGGIAYQILWNNIDEFKKGDKDAVEHLEFLINKDNEYTQLKKVPVLFWYSVGKPKNELHNK; encoded by the coding sequence ATGATAAAAGAACAAAAACATAACGAAAATCAAGTTAGGAAATACAAGGAGTTTCTTGATACCTTATATCGTGAGGTTCTCCTGAGACCCCCTGACAAAGAGGGTCTTGAACATTACATAACCTCACTTGTGGAAAAACGTATGACGTTGAGAGAAGTAACAGAATCAATCATAGAATCAGATGAGAGTAAGAATATAGCATACTTTAGTCATTATTCAGCACAATTTTGGAATCATTTGGATGAAATCAAATCTTATCTCAATAGACTTTCTACAGGCGATGAAAATACTAACTGGATGCAAGACATTCCAAAACGCTTTAAACAATACATACCATTTCACAAGGTGCTTGTTGTAGGATGCGGTAATGGTTGGGTAGAGCGCACGCTATTTGATCTTGGAATAGCCAAGCATTTTGATGCTTTTGATATTTCAGAGGAATATTTGACAACAGCAAAAGAACAAAAAGGAAATAGACCCATCAATTATTTTATTTCTGACATAAATGAGATGAAGAATATTTCAAATGCAGAATATGACGCTGTTTTTAATGTAGCAATCCTACATCACGCCGAAAATATAGAATATGCATTAAAACGACTCACCGAGGTTTTGAAACCTAATGGTCTCATGTTCAATTGGGAATATGTAGGACCTTCAAGGAACCAATATTCTGAAGAACATGTAAAAAGGATGCAAGAGATAATGGAATCCTTACCAGTTAAATTTAGATCAACCCATTCATTACGTCCTCCAATAGAGAATTTTCGTGTAGAGCCGACAGAAGCCATTCATTCGGATTTGATACGACCCCTATTTTCAAAATATTTTGATATAATTTATGAAAGAGATTTGAATGGCGGGATAGCATATCAAATACTTTGGAATAATATTGATGAGTTTAAAAAAGGAGATAAAGATGCTGTAGAACATCTAGAATTTTTAATAAATAAAGATAATGAATATACGCAATTAAAAAAGGTGCCAGTTCTTTTTTGGTATTCAGTTGGGAAACCAAAAAATGAATTGCACAATAAATAA
- a CDS encoding ABC transporter permease gives MIYNFAISDLKIRYRNSILGFFWTFLEPLLILATLYIIFTNLFNSKIEHFPLYILVGIIMWNMFARGTQTGLGSILTRSSILTQIYLPREIPSLSSALTALFMFCFEMMAFAVFLIAFQFIPPITALLLPFVVCLEFILIVGISLPLSVLNVRYRDIQFIWTVVLQLGFFLTPIFYKSDILPSKIQDILYFSPMVRIIDMTHDLVLYNTIPSSESILTCLAIVLAIFGTGYIVFKKLEPKIIEEL, from the coding sequence TTGATATATAATTTTGCAATATCAGATCTTAAAATAAGATATAGAAATTCCATATTAGGATTCTTTTGGACATTTTTAGAACCTTTGTTAATACTTGCAACGTTATACATCATATTTACCAATTTATTTAATTCCAAGATAGAACATTTCCCCCTATACATTCTTGTGGGAATAATAATGTGGAATATGTTTGCAAGAGGTACTCAGACTGGATTAGGCAGTATTCTCACCAGAAGTAGCATACTAACACAGATTTATCTTCCTAGAGAAATTCCTTCACTAAGCTCCGCACTTACAGCATTATTCATGTTTTGTTTTGAAATGATGGCATTTGCTGTTTTCCTCATAGCGTTTCAATTCATTCCACCAATAACTGCTCTTCTTCTTCCATTCGTAGTATGTCTTGAATTTATTTTAATTGTGGGCATATCTCTTCCTCTCTCTGTTTTGAATGTACGCTATAGAGACATACAATTTATTTGGACTGTTGTTTTACAATTAGGATTCTTTCTCACTCCAATATTCTACAAATCGGATATTTTGCCTTCAAAAATTCAAGATATACTTTACTTTTCTCCCATGGTGAGAATTATCGACATGACACATGATCTTGTATTATACAATACTATTCCAAGTAGTGAATCAATACTAACTTGTCTTGCAATAGTACTAGCAATATTTGGAACAGGATACATTGTGTTTAAAAAGCTAGAACCAAAAATAATAGAGGAATTATAG
- a CDS encoding ABC transporter ATP-binding protein — MSEISIEVKDVTKTFRIYHEKRNSVFEALVGWFNKKKYYEDLQILQNINFTIKKGEMFGIIGRNGAGKTTLLRIISGIYKPDTGTVRVNGLLIPLLGLGIGFQLDLTAKTNVVQYGILLGFKKKQILERVDQIMEFAELEKFADTKLKNFSSGMYSRLAFSTAVQVDPDILILDEILYAGDLSFQQKAFDAIISFKKRGKSILLVTHDMRPVQDQCDRAMFLNNGKSELVGTPRDVIEAYTKSLHLK; from the coding sequence ATGTCAGAAATTTCTATTGAGGTAAAAGATGTTACCAAGACCTTCAGAATTTATCATGAAAAACGGAATTCAGTCTTTGAAGCATTAGTTGGGTGGTTCAACAAAAAAAAATATTATGAGGATCTACAAATATTGCAGAACATTAATTTTACAATAAAAAAAGGAGAGATGTTTGGCATAATAGGTAGAAATGGAGCTGGAAAGACTACTTTGCTTCGTATTATTTCAGGAATTTATAAGCCAGACACAGGAACCGTTAGAGTTAATGGATTGTTAATTCCACTCTTGGGCTTGGGCATAGGTTTTCAATTAGATCTTACCGCTAAAACAAATGTGGTTCAGTACGGAATTCTATTAGGATTCAAAAAGAAACAGATACTTGAAAGAGTAGATCAAATAATGGAATTTGCAGAATTAGAAAAGTTTGCAGACACGAAATTAAAAAATTTTTCATCCGGGATGTATTCAAGATTAGCATTTTCTACGGCAGTGCAAGTAGATCCTGATATTCTTATTCTGGATGAGATTCTTTATGCAGGTGATTTGTCATTTCAACAAAAGGCATTTGATGCAATAATTTCATTTAAGAAAAGAGGAAAGTCCATATTGTTAGTTACTCATGATATGAGACCAGTTCAAGATCAATGTGATAGGGCAATGTTTCTAAATAATGGAAAGAGTGAGTTAGTAGGTACGCCAAGAGATGTAATTGAAGCATATACGAAATCTTTACATCTAAAATAA
- a CDS encoding glycosyltransferase family 4 protein: MSAKKVLIISQYFPPDISGGGTRAYNYALCLAQQGYEVTVITAHPHLHAKVSEINRKKTMKKETAYGFNVIKVWIPSLLHTSARNRIILHFAFIISSLFPLFHVKPDVIFASEPNLFAIIPAYVYSKLRGGKVIRVVDDLWPEAIYERGYVKSGMLRYILDKLAKFSYSYPEYILPLTDEAKNLICNSYNINGKKIEVLLHGVDTNIYKYVDKKSENDFVLMYSGSLVESYDFDLILKAAKELKNKNIKFIIRGRGTLQTLLHEKKEKMGLENFIVDTNIVPLDQIYIELSKADVLLAPMKNEYALNSTLPTKLLEYQAVGRPIICCSNGSPGKYIENTKSGIRVDSEDLVGFVQAISRLASNQVLCRTLGLNGRKFVEENLAFEKIGMRLSFIIQQLFRNN, translated from the coding sequence ATGTCAGCTAAGAAAGTTTTGATTATTTCCCAATATTTTCCTCCGGATATTTCGGGTGGCGGTACGAGGGCATACAATTATGCATTGTGTCTGGCTCAGCAAGGTTACGAAGTAACGGTGATTACTGCCCATCCTCATTTACATGCCAAGGTTTCTGAAATTAATAGAAAAAAAACTATGAAAAAAGAAACTGCATATGGTTTTAATGTTATAAAAGTATGGATTCCTTCGTTATTACATACGTCAGCAAGAAATAGAATCATTTTGCATTTTGCATTTATAATTTCCTCATTATTTCCACTATTTCATGTAAAACCTGATGTGATTTTTGCATCAGAACCGAATCTTTTCGCCATCATACCAGCATATGTTTATTCAAAATTAAGAGGGGGAAAAGTGATCCGCGTTGTAGATGATTTATGGCCTGAGGCAATTTATGAACGTGGTTATGTGAAATCAGGAATGCTCAGGTATATCCTTGATAAACTGGCAAAGTTTTCCTATTCTTATCCTGAATATATCTTACCGTTAACTGATGAAGCTAAGAATTTAATTTGTAATTCGTATAACATAAATGGAAAAAAAATAGAGGTTTTGCTTCATGGAGTAGATACGAACATTTACAAATATGTAGATAAAAAAAGTGAAAATGATTTTGTTTTAATGTATTCTGGCTCTTTGGTGGAATCATATGATTTTGATTTGATTTTAAAGGCAGCCAAAGAATTGAAAAATAAAAACATTAAATTTATAATTAGAGGAAGAGGAACACTTCAAACCTTGCTTCATGAGAAAAAAGAAAAGATGGGACTTGAGAATTTTATAGTTGATACAAATATTGTTCCACTTGATCAGATCTACATTGAATTATCAAAAGCTGATGTACTGCTTGCACCAATGAAAAATGAATATGCTTTAAATTCAACATTACCTACCAAATTACTAGAGTATCAGGCTGTTGGGAGACCAATAATATGTTGTTCAAATGGATCGCCTGGAAAATACATAGAAAATACAAAGTCAGGAATCAGAGTAGATTCAGAGGACTTAGTAGGCTTTGTTCAAGCTATATCTAGATTAGCGTCCAATCAGGTTTTGTGCAGGACGTTGGGACTCAATGGGAGAAAATTTGTGGAAGAAAATCTAGCTTTTGAAAAAATAGGTATGCGTTTATCTTTTATAATTCAACAATTATTTAGAAATAACTAA
- a CDS encoding glycosyltransferase family 2 protein, whose amino-acid sequence MTLKSRYKKFLKLSRLASVTIREFGFSYFINAAYLQLKREKLAIFSPDPDFPRKEQPYSQVKAYHEWLRIHQIHAFEEKEFEEELSKFSKLPTIAVILQVTERNKDQLKESLKSIISQPYRNLKVYLHSSDEDIRDASELMSSTKSSISHQILITSNDLNQLCMSINEDYMMFMTSGDLLTKNALYLIIKSLNSTNENYDIIYSDEDQLSENRRINPFFKPDWSPDLFLSYDYISNFYLVNSKIFIQSGGFNDKLLETNHYDLLLRLTEITDKICHIPTVLISCEKRIRSATIYEKEVLEVLSRTLKRRNLEGIPKKGKIENTFKIDLTLKNEPKVSIIIPTKDNFDLLQRCIKTLKIKTSYKNYEIIIIDNNSSNKETLSYLTSLPHNIIRYQHPFNFSKMNNLVASKLSTDYLLFLNDDTAILEPEWLTEMVKICQQKGIGIVGAKLVFSNNMIQHAGMVILPSGAGFHPLQGVNGNNPGYFGSLNTVRNCSSVTGACLLIKKEVFDMIGGFDNNFDLYYGDTDLCLKTIERGYRVVYTPYARILHEGSSKIKEHSTRFYTVENHYHFVKKWPMVKKGDPFYNPNLTWDYKIDIS is encoded by the coding sequence ATGACTCTCAAATCAAGATACAAAAAATTTTTGAAACTTTCAAGATTGGCATCTGTGACAATACGTGAGTTTGGATTTAGTTATTTTATCAATGCAGCATATTTACAATTGAAAAGAGAAAAATTGGCAATTTTTTCTCCTGATCCTGATTTTCCTAGAAAAGAGCAGCCATATTCACAAGTTAAAGCATATCATGAGTGGTTAAGAATTCATCAAATACATGCCTTCGAAGAAAAGGAATTTGAGGAAGAACTATCAAAATTCTCCAAACTTCCTACAATTGCAGTTATACTTCAAGTTACTGAAAGAAACAAAGACCAGTTAAAAGAATCATTAAAATCTATCATTTCACAGCCGTATAGAAATCTAAAGGTATACCTTCACTCCAGTGATGAGGACATTCGTGATGCTTCCGAGTTGATGTCATCAACCAAATCAAGTATTTCACATCAAATTCTGATTACATCAAATGATCTAAACCAACTTTGTATGTCAATTAATGAGGATTACATGATGTTCATGACATCTGGAGACCTTTTGACAAAAAATGCATTGTATCTAATAATCAAGTCTTTGAACAGTACAAATGAAAACTATGATATCATATATTCTGATGAGGATCAATTAAGTGAAAATAGAAGAATAAATCCTTTCTTTAAGCCAGACTGGTCACCTGATCTTTTTTTGAGTTATGATTACATATCAAACTTTTATCTAGTGAATTCGAAGATTTTTATTCAATCTGGAGGTTTTAATGATAAACTGCTTGAAACAAACCACTATGACTTGCTTTTACGTTTGACAGAAATTACAGATAAAATATGTCATATTCCAACTGTACTAATAAGTTGTGAGAAAAGGATCCGTTCTGCAACAATTTATGAAAAAGAAGTTTTGGAAGTTCTTTCAAGAACACTAAAACGTAGGAATTTAGAAGGAATTCCGAAAAAAGGAAAGATAGAGAATACCTTCAAGATTGATCTTACCTTGAAAAACGAACCAAAAGTATCCATCATAATACCAACAAAAGATAATTTTGATTTACTTCAAAGATGTATCAAAACCCTCAAGATCAAAACTTCGTATAAGAATTATGAAATAATCATAATCGATAACAATAGTTCCAACAAGGAGACATTGTCTTATCTTACATCTTTACCACATAATATAATTAGATATCAACATCCTTTCAATTTTTCTAAAATGAATAATTTAGTTGCATCTAAATTGTCAACAGATTATTTATTATTTTTAAACGATGATACTGCAATACTTGAACCAGAATGGTTGACAGAAATGGTAAAGATTTGTCAGCAAAAAGGAATAGGCATAGTAGGTGCAAAACTAGTTTTTTCAAATAATATGATACAACATGCAGGAATGGTAATACTACCATCAGGTGCTGGTTTTCATCCTCTACAAGGAGTCAACGGTAACAATCCAGGATATTTTGGATCTCTAAATACAGTAAGGAATTGTTCTTCTGTAACAGGAGCTTGTCTTCTCATAAAAAAAGAAGTTTTTGACATGATTGGAGGTTTTGACAATAATTTTGATCTTTATTATGGAGATACGGATCTTTGTTTAAAGACAATAGAAAGAGGATACAGAGTAGTATACACACCATACGCTAGGATACTACATGAGGGATCTAGTAAAATTAAGGAACATTCAACCAGATTTTACACAGTAGAAAACCATTATCATTTTGTAAAGAAATGGCCTATGGTCAAGAAGGGAGATCCGTTTTACAATCCAAACTTAACGTGGGATTATAAAATTGATATCAGTTAG
- a CDS encoding sulfotransferase family 2 domain-containing protein: MEQNDVLYFLHIPKTAGTTFTSVLDSFFDYQSIFPEQVYRKLILDLPEDFTKYKLIRGHFGHTIYKIIPQNILYLTMLRDPIQRTISYYDHMKLAPTTNNWVHENFLSEIETSDSALQDPKKIPVFTNYQIRHLAVDLDIRSIAQYYKMNKRAFFFDTVEEFIHPDISDELLLQTAKQRLLEFSFFGLVERFEESLFLLYYTFGWKPIRSIWNLMVAPRKTSMHDISEHTMKIIKEYTKLDYELYEYAKELFEQRLFQMMDDLKERYYKPNLDKLSFREMMYVLLEKHYEEHFDYHYENSTSSINFDFSQKMFGTGWFRREINDAAKKFYRWTGPTTISTIDLPLSPESDLRIQLRIIGQASIEIRDSLRLLINGVSMESLFLVQNIHNPIYPDITPLIIETIVSKESLKNDKKFTQLTLMIKDTLNLRSLNPGYENREVGIALDKITIIPIVSAEYEKNVKGRISRYYTEYLRRKPDFEGLEYYFAQIMNGIIKLEDMPQILQDSSEFRNIR, encoded by the coding sequence TTGGAACAAAATGATGTTTTATATTTTCTTCATATACCAAAAACTGCCGGCACAACATTTACATCTGTTCTTGATAGTTTTTTTGATTATCAATCAATATTTCCTGAACAGGTATACCGAAAATTGATATTAGATCTTCCTGAGGATTTTACAAAGTATAAGCTGATACGTGGTCATTTCGGTCACACAATATACAAAATAATTCCACAAAATATTCTTTATCTAACCATGTTACGTGATCCTATACAAAGAACAATCTCATACTATGATCACATGAAGCTTGCACCTACAACTAACAATTGGGTACATGAAAACTTTCTTTCAGAAATAGAAACTTCGGATTCTGCATTACAAGATCCCAAAAAAATTCCAGTGTTTACTAATTACCAAATTAGACACCTAGCTGTTGATTTAGACATAAGATCTATTGCACAATACTATAAAATGAATAAAAGAGCTTTTTTCTTTGACACAGTAGAGGAATTTATACATCCAGATATTTCTGATGAGTTATTATTACAAACCGCCAAACAAAGACTCTTAGAATTTTCATTTTTTGGATTAGTTGAAAGATTTGAGGAATCATTATTTTTGTTGTATTATACTTTTGGGTGGAAACCAATAAGATCTATTTGGAATTTAATGGTAGCACCACGTAAGACCAGCATGCACGACATAAGTGAACATACTATGAAAATAATCAAGGAATATACAAAGTTAGATTATGAATTATATGAATATGCTAAAGAATTGTTTGAACAGCGCCTTTTTCAAATGATGGATGATCTTAAAGAAAGATATTACAAGCCTAATCTAGATAAGTTATCATTTAGGGAAATGATGTATGTGCTCTTAGAAAAACATTATGAGGAACACTTTGACTATCACTATGAAAACAGTACCAGTTCTATCAATTTTGATTTTAGTCAAAAAATGTTTGGAACCGGATGGTTTAGAAGAGAAATTAATGATGCGGCAAAAAAATTTTACAGATGGACCGGACCAACAACGATATCAACAATTGATTTACCTCTTTCTCCAGAAAGTGATCTCAGAATTCAATTACGTATTATCGGACAAGCGTCTATAGAAATTCGTGATAGTTTAAGACTTTTGATTAATGGAGTGTCAATGGAAAGTTTATTTCTGGTCCAAAATATCCATAATCCTATTTATCCTGATATCACACCATTAATTATAGAGACAATAGTGTCTAAGGAATCACTGAAAAATGATAAGAAATTTACTCAGTTGACATTGATGATTAAAGATACACTAAATCTCCGATCCTTGAATCCTGGTTATGAAAATAGAGAGGTAGGAATTGCATTAGATAAGATCACTATTATTCCCATCGTTTCAGCAGAATATGAAAAAAATGTTAAAGGTAGAATCTCAAGATATTATACAGAATACCTGAGACGAAAACCTGATTTTGAGGGTTTGGAATATTATTTTGCACAAATCATGAACGGAATAATCAAATTAGAAGATATGCCACAAATACTACAGGATTCATCAGAATTTCGAAATATTAGATAA
- a CDS encoding glycosyltransferase family 2 protein → MSCEKVSYVVVSYNSEKYLEKCLDSILSQSHKFHEIIIVDNNSIDNTLSIAGRFCNIDEKIELISNNTNEGFATAIIQGVSKSSGEYVAILNADVYLDPQWCSFLLESFSKDDKIVSASGNVLLPDGSLQSAGGMMDKYGAVIQRGSSLYESLNLEKNFPIFYNDGSSFILRKKLFESIGLDTKLFLYYEDVDLSWKINMFGYKISHVSKAISYHDVGHSFYDINPRKFYFIIKNRLYLCQKNYSLSTQMRRLPVIFFLILIDAIIYDIFKPQKGFIIQFLRAIKWNISNLKYIVKEQKKLNAKRILTDDQIDANLIPKSIELSIITKKLG, encoded by the coding sequence ATGTCATGTGAAAAAGTATCCTATGTGGTAGTGAGTTATAACAGTGAAAAATATCTTGAAAAATGTCTGGATTCTATTCTTTCACAATCTCATAAATTCCATGAGATCATTATAGTGGATAATAATTCTATTGACAATACCTTGTCAATTGCTGGCCGATTTTGTAATATTGATGAAAAAATTGAATTAATCTCAAATAACACTAATGAAGGTTTTGCAACAGCTATCATACAAGGTGTTTCAAAATCATCTGGAGAATATGTTGCAATTCTGAATGCTGATGTATATCTTGATCCCCAATGGTGCAGTTTTTTACTTGAATCATTTTCTAAAGATGACAAAATCGTTTCGGCGTCAGGTAATGTATTGCTTCCTGATGGTTCTCTTCAAAGTGCAGGAGGTATGATGGATAAATATGGTGCCGTAATACAACGTGGCTCGTCTTTATATGAGTCTCTGAATTTAGAAAAGAACTTTCCAATTTTTTATAATGATGGTTCTTCATTCATTTTAAGAAAAAAATTATTTGAGTCAATTGGGCTTGATACAAAGTTATTTCTGTATTATGAAGATGTTGATCTATCGTGGAAAATCAATATGTTCGGTTATAAAATAAGCCATGTTTCAAAAGCCATTTCTTATCATGATGTGGGTCATTCTTTTTATGATATAAATCCACGAAAATTTTATTTTATAATAAAAAATCGACTCTATTTATGTCAAAAGAATTATTCTCTGTCAACTCAAATGCGTAGACTTCCAGTTATATTTTTCTTAATTTTAATTGATGCTATAATTTATGATATTTTCAAACCTCAAAAAGGCTTTATCATACAGTTTTTGAGAGCAATTAAATGGAATATTTCCAATTTAAAATATATTGTTAAAGAACAAAAGAAATTAAATGCAAAACGAATCCTGACTGATGATCAAATAGATGCAAACTTGATACCAAAATCTATAGAGTTATCCATTATTACAAAGAAACTAGGTTAA
- a CDS encoding polysaccharide deacetylase family protein produces the protein MTTKTLLDLFDRYKIRATFFTLGYIAEKHPELIKEIVSKGHEISSHGYYHMDLRSMTKDSFEQDLVKSLEILRTIGGEKVLGFRAPFFSISENNLWVFEIMKKYLKYDSSIFPTKTPLYGISHAIRNPYMISNENPLKEELNGPLLEIPMATLRIPFLGNLPIAGGFHLRFWPTSLLKLGIAKINKSGFPAMIYIHPKDLDPHMPRVPEYAWHYYWGLDNATKKFESLLKNFRFSSVREVMF, from the coding sequence ATGACAACAAAAACTCTACTTGATTTATTTGATAGGTATAAGATACGTGCTACTTTTTTTACTTTAGGATATATTGCTGAAAAACATCCAGAACTTATAAAAGAGATAGTGTCTAAAGGTCACGAAATATCAAGCCACGGATATTATCATATGGATCTTAGAAGCATGACTAAGGATTCATTCGAACAAGACCTTGTGAAATCACTTGAAATACTTAGGACGATTGGAGGCGAAAAAGTTCTTGGATTTAGAGCGCCATTTTTTTCAATCTCAGAAAATAATCTCTGGGTTTTTGAAATTATGAAAAAATATCTAAAATATGATTCAAGCATATTTCCCACAAAGACTCCTCTTTATGGCATATCTCATGCTATACGGAATCCATATATGATATCTAACGAAAATCCTTTGAAGGAAGAACTAAATGGTCCTTTACTTGAAATTCCTATGGCAACACTGCGTATTCCTTTTTTAGGTAACCTCCCTATTGCTGGAGGGTTCCATCTAAGATTTTGGCCAACTAGTCTTCTAAAACTAGGAATTGCTAAAATAAACAAATCTGGTTTTCCTGCCATGATTTACATTCATCCAAAAGATCTAGATCCCCATATGCCTAGAGTACCTGAATATGCATGGCATTACTATTGGGGATTAGATAACGCAACCAAAAAATTTGAATCATTGCTGAAGAATTTTCGATTTTCATCAGTGCGAGAAGTCATGTTCTAA
- a CDS encoding GNAT family N-acetyltransferase: MTIIEVNENTRLLLVRSGFSSNILDNCNNSRFLAIEEIDKKIIGVCFVGGILNSNGIEILEEFRGKGLAKKLLNEVLEECKKRHISFMVGVFKPTNVVSIKTHIKIGYVPVFAFYYNKIEGQEIVVILPLNKKGVFLMKLLGFFNTRMGNLIFAILLKMLNPLLKNLIAFSGSKMPKIEFFYAVRNFNKVQKVMSDINLN, encoded by the coding sequence ATGACAATAATAGAAGTAAATGAAAATACAAGGCTATTGCTTGTACGAAGCGGATTTTCATCTAATATTTTAGATAATTGTAATAATTCTAGGTTCCTAGCAATTGAAGAAATTGACAAGAAGATAATAGGAGTGTGTTTTGTCGGTGGAATATTAAATTCGAATGGAATTGAAATTCTTGAAGAATTTCGTGGCAAGGGTTTGGCAAAAAAATTACTAAACGAAGTACTTGAAGAATGTAAAAAAAGACATATTTCATTTATGGTGGGAGTTTTCAAACCTACTAATGTAGTCTCAATTAAAACGCATATCAAAATTGGTTATGTCCCAGTATTTGCTTTCTATTATAACAAGATTGAAGGCCAAGAAATAGTAGTAATATTGCCTCTAAATAAAAAAGGAGTTTTTCTAATGAAACTGCTCGGATTCTTTAATACAAGAATGGGGAACTTAATTTTTGCTATTCTTTTAAAAATGTTAAACCCTTTATTGAAAAATCTAATTGCTTTTAGTGGAAGCAAAATGCCCAAAATAGAATTTTTTTATGCCGTTAGGAATTTTAACAAAGTTCAAAAAGTAATGTCGGATATTAATTTGAATTAG